The following coding sequences are from one Kallotenue papyrolyticum window:
- a CDS encoding glycoside hydrolase family 172 protein gives MSTPHELWIGGPLRSLARRRRCASYRLSSYDRSGGNADYIVIRPGQTATLGTITGAGCITHLWMTAAGQEPGLLRCLVLRLWWDDEDYPSVEVPLGDFFGVGHARTVTFAALPLQMSPQDGRAFNCWFPMPFATGARIAVSSDCAEHDAVLYYHIDYERYADLPDDALRFHAQWRCERPTRSTLPLRADNFDTWYGGGVNTDGAENYVILEAEGRGHYVGCSLNIVNGHPDAPYGWYGEGDDMIFVDGEPWPPRLHGTGMEDYAGSAWSPTQPFAAPYHGLPLAGGPNYSGCATLYRFHIEDPVVFERSIRVTIEHGHANHRADDLSSTAYWYQREPHLPFPPLPPVELRLPSA, from the coding sequence ATGAGTACGCCACATGAACTGTGGATCGGCGGGCCGTTGCGCAGTCTGGCCCGCCGGCGCCGCTGCGCCAGCTACCGGCTCTCGTCCTACGACCGCAGCGGTGGCAATGCCGACTACATCGTGATCCGTCCCGGGCAGACCGCCACGCTGGGCACGATCACGGGCGCCGGCTGCATCACGCACCTGTGGATGACCGCCGCCGGCCAGGAGCCGGGCCTGTTGCGTTGCCTGGTGCTGCGCCTGTGGTGGGACGACGAGGACTACCCCAGCGTCGAAGTGCCGTTGGGCGATTTTTTCGGCGTCGGCCACGCGCGCACGGTAACCTTCGCCGCGCTGCCGTTGCAGATGAGTCCGCAGGATGGACGCGCCTTCAACTGCTGGTTTCCGATGCCCTTCGCCACGGGCGCGCGCATTGCCGTCTCCAGCGACTGCGCCGAGCACGACGCGGTGCTCTACTACCACATCGACTACGAGCGCTACGCCGATCTGCCGGACGACGCGCTGCGCTTCCATGCCCAGTGGCGCTGCGAGCGGCCCACGCGCAGCACGCTGCCCCTACGCGCCGACAACTTCGACACCTGGTATGGCGGCGGCGTCAACACCGACGGCGCCGAGAACTACGTGATCCTGGAGGCTGAAGGCCGCGGCCACTATGTCGGCTGCTCGCTCAACATCGTCAACGGCCACCCCGACGCGCCCTACGGCTGGTACGGCGAGGGCGACGACATGATCTTTGTTGACGGCGAGCCCTGGCCGCCGCGGCTGCACGGCACCGGTATGGAAGACTACGCCGGCTCGGCCTGGTCGCCGACGCAGCCTTTCGCGGCGCCCTATCATGGCCTGCCGCTGGCGGGTGGACCCAACTACAGCGGCTGTGCAACGCTCTACCGCTTCCACATCGAGGACCCGGTTGTCTTTGAGCGTTCGATCCGCGTGACGATCGAGCACGGCCATGCCAATCATCGCGCCGACGATCTTTCTAGCACGGCCTACTGGTATCAGCGCGAGCCGCACCTGCCCTTTCCGCCACTGCCGCCGGTCGAGCTGCGGCTGCCCTCGGCCTGA
- a CDS encoding ArsR/SmtB family transcription factor → MAELIRGRPALTSEWLVSVGLDLLSTASLVTMAHDFEGLGTWLLEAWSAMPPRLRQDLELSLRLTGYPQTVVETVVSEVLDQHPAGHERVEALFADLAALDAAACAHMADAILAKSLARREIQPPLPLPELRQDLEALETVIHQLQPPVVPAEAAALLHTPTEWRDLLLSALQRFWERIYRQQWERTREQLERSVNYHRRRSYPSDVAALFQAVTGRQIPERMRVRLDEVEHIRFVPSLYLGPYVSFLFNGAVATIFYNGEGTPVDESAVPQIEDLYHPLTALADKTRLAILAMLSGRELYAQEIVDRLGISQSAVSRHLQLMVDMKVLNVRRGERGAKYYSINSATLQRVAQRLSEFG, encoded by the coding sequence ATGGCAGAACTGATTCGTGGCCGGCCCGCGCTGACCAGCGAGTGGCTCGTCTCTGTCGGTCTCGATCTGCTTTCGACGGCCAGCCTGGTCACGATGGCGCACGACTTCGAGGGTCTGGGCACCTGGCTGCTGGAAGCCTGGTCGGCGATGCCGCCCCGCTTGCGCCAGGACCTGGAGCTGAGTCTGCGCCTGACCGGGTATCCCCAGACCGTGGTGGAAACGGTCGTCAGCGAGGTGCTGGACCAACACCCCGCCGGCCACGAGCGCGTCGAGGCCCTGTTCGCCGACCTGGCGGCGCTCGACGCGGCAGCCTGCGCGCACATGGCCGATGCGATCCTGGCCAAAAGCCTGGCGCGACGCGAGATCCAGCCGCCGTTGCCGCTGCCCGAGCTGCGCCAGGACCTGGAAGCGTTGGAGACAGTCATCCACCAACTCCAGCCGCCGGTCGTGCCCGCCGAAGCCGCGGCGCTGCTGCACACGCCCACCGAGTGGCGCGACCTGCTGCTGAGCGCGCTGCAACGCTTCTGGGAGCGCATCTACCGCCAACAGTGGGAGCGTACCCGCGAGCAGCTCGAACGGAGCGTCAACTACCACCGGCGGCGCAGCTATCCCAGCGATGTCGCGGCGCTGTTCCAGGCCGTGACCGGACGCCAGATTCCAGAGCGCATGCGCGTGCGGCTGGACGAGGTCGAGCATATTCGCTTCGTGCCATCGCTCTACCTGGGCCCATATGTCTCCTTTCTGTTCAACGGCGCGGTCGCAACGATCTTCTACAACGGCGAGGGCACGCCGGTTGATGAGAGCGCCGTGCCGCAGATCGAGGACCTCTACCACCCCCTCACCGCGCTGGCCGACAAAACGCGCTTGGCGATCCTGGCGATGCTCTCGGGGCGCGAACTCTATGCCCAGGAGATCGTCGATCGGCTGGGCATTTCGCAGTCTGCCGTGTCGCGCCACCTGCAACTGATGGTCGATATGAAGGTGCTCAACGTTCGGCGCGGCGAGCGCGGCGCCAAATACTACTCGATCAACAGCGCAACCCTGCAACGCGTCGCGCAGCGCCTGAGCGAGTTCGGCTAG
- a CDS encoding phytoene desaturase family protein, which translates to MARQAYDAIVIGSGPNGLAAAIVLAEAGKRVLVREAAAQPGGGLRSAELTLPGFVHDICSAVHPLGAASPLFRRLPLERYGLRWIEPPLALAHPFDDAPAATLERSLERTAATLGSDAAAYRRLLQPLVWWWPTLAPALLGPLRVPRHPLALARFGLAALLPAEVLARLVFREERARGFWAGLAAHAIQPLEHPATAAIGLVLATLGHVVGWPFPRGGAQRLAEALVAHLRALGGELELSAPVRSLADLPPARQVLFDLTPRQILAIAGEGLPARVRRQLARYRYGPGVFKIDWALSGPIPWRDPRCAQAGTLHLGGTLLEIAWSERLMWRGEHARQPFVLLAQPTLFDPTRAPAGGHIAWAYCHVPHGSTEEMTERIEAQVERFAPGFRDRILARHVMDTQAMQRYNANYIGGDINGGVQSLDQLWTRPLRSLTPYRLAPGLYICSSSTPPGGGVHGMCGYHAACTALADRRS; encoded by the coding sequence ATGGCGCGACAGGCCTATGACGCGATTGTGATCGGCAGCGGTCCCAATGGCCTGGCAGCGGCGATCGTGCTGGCCGAGGCCGGGAAGCGCGTGCTGGTGCGCGAAGCAGCCGCGCAGCCCGGCGGCGGGTTGCGCTCGGCGGAGCTGACCCTGCCGGGCTTTGTTCACGATATCTGTTCGGCAGTCCATCCCCTGGGCGCGGCCTCGCCCCTGTTCCGGCGCTTGCCGCTGGAGCGCTATGGCCTGCGCTGGATCGAGCCGCCGCTGGCGCTGGCTCACCCCTTCGACGACGCGCCGGCTGCCACGCTGGAGCGCTCGCTGGAGCGCACCGCCGCGACACTGGGCAGCGATGCCGCGGCCTACCGGCGCTTGCTGCAGCCACTTGTGTGGTGGTGGCCCACGCTGGCGCCGGCGCTGCTGGGCCCCTTGCGCGTGCCGCGCCATCCGCTGGCGCTGGCGCGCTTCGGGCTGGCGGCGCTACTGCCCGCCGAAGTGCTGGCGCGGCTGGTGTTTCGCGAGGAGCGCGCGCGCGGCTTCTGGGCCGGCCTGGCGGCGCACGCGATTCAGCCGCTGGAGCATCCAGCTACCGCGGCGATCGGCCTGGTGCTGGCGACGTTGGGGCATGTCGTCGGTTGGCCGTTTCCGCGCGGTGGGGCACAACGCCTGGCCGAAGCGCTGGTCGCGCACCTGCGCGCGCTGGGCGGCGAGCTCGAACTGAGCGCGCCCGTGCGCAGCCTGGCCGATCTGCCGCCGGCCAGACAGGTGCTCTTCGACCTGACGCCGCGCCAGATTCTGGCCATCGCCGGGGAGGGCTTGCCGGCGCGCGTGCGCCGCCAGCTGGCGCGCTACCGCTACGGGCCGGGCGTCTTCAAGATCGACTGGGCGTTGAGCGGGCCGATCCCCTGGCGCGATCCGCGCTGCGCGCAGGCCGGCACGCTGCACCTGGGCGGCACGCTCTTGGAGATCGCCTGGAGCGAGCGGCTGATGTGGCGCGGCGAGCACGCGCGGCAGCCATTTGTGCTGCTGGCCCAGCCGACCTTGTTCGATCCCACGCGCGCACCGGCAGGCGGACACATCGCCTGGGCCTATTGCCACGTGCCGCACGGCTCGACCGAGGAGATGACCGAACGCATCGAGGCCCAGGTGGAGCGCTTCGCGCCCGGCTTCCGTGATCGCATCCTGGCGCGGCATGTCATGGATACTCAGGCTATGCAGCGCTACAACGCCAACTACATCGGCGGCGACATCAACGGCGGCGTGCAGAGCCTGGATCAGCTCTGGACCAGACCGTTGCGCTCGCTCACGCCCTACCGCCTGGCCCCCGGGCTCTACATCTGCTCGTCATCCACGCCTCCCGGCGGCGGCGTGCATGGCATGTGCGGCTACCATGCGGCGTGCACAGCGCTGGCCGACCGTCGGAGCTGA
- a CDS encoding RNA polymerase sigma factor has product MAEPSAECVRRAQAGDPQALTELILSQQHYVYSIAMSVLRHPDDAADLTQEAFIRLMRALPQYNGESRFTTWLYRLVVNLCRDELRRRGRQVPTVPVIDQEDDQLSPLDLVADEDRAVDPLRALSDNELRAAVRQALARLEDHYRLALTLYYFDDLKYTDIAEILDLPLNTVKSHIRRGKERLAALLTEYDESGAAHPRPAAVVSKRAEPRQRLTLSTTG; this is encoded by the coding sequence GTGGCCGAACCAAGCGCCGAATGTGTGCGACGCGCCCAGGCCGGCGATCCGCAGGCGTTGACGGAGCTGATCCTGAGTCAGCAACACTATGTGTACAGCATCGCCATGAGCGTGCTGCGCCACCCCGACGACGCCGCGGATCTGACCCAGGAGGCCTTTATCCGGCTGATGCGCGCGCTCCCGCAGTATAACGGTGAAAGCCGCTTCACCACCTGGCTCTACCGGCTGGTGGTCAACCTGTGCCGCGACGAGCTGCGGCGGCGTGGCCGGCAGGTCCCGACCGTGCCGGTGATCGACCAGGAGGACGATCAGCTCAGTCCGCTCGACCTGGTCGCCGATGAGGATCGCGCCGTGGATCCCCTGCGCGCGCTCAGCGACAACGAGCTGCGCGCCGCGGTGCGTCAGGCGCTGGCGCGCCTGGAGGATCACTACCGCCTGGCACTCACGTTATACTATTTCGACGATCTGAAGTATACCGATATCGCCGAGATCCTGGATCTGCCGCTCAACACGGTTAAGAGCCATATCCGGCGCGGCAAAGAACGTCTGGCGGCGCTGCTGACAGAGTACGACGAGAGTGGGGCGGCCCACCCCCGCCCGGCGGCGGTCGTCTCCAAGCGCGCCGAGCCGCGCCAGCGCCTGACGTTGAGCACGACCGGATAG
- a CDS encoding ComF family protein, translating into MHHLLDALLDLLFPPRCCGCRARGALLCPSCLRACRPVSAAINQVLHQRVNSPFLASTAGAYHFEGVVREALHALKYARRARLAGPLGSLLIAYARQQPVIVDAIVPVPLHPERERQRGFNQAALLAAPLARALGVPLLTDGLARTRNTARQADLGREQRRANVRAAFAWCAAAAPPARLLLIDDVITTGVTVAAVAQALCEAGAREVHALALARRV; encoded by the coding sequence ATGCACCACCTGCTCGACGCGCTCCTCGATCTGTTGTTTCCGCCGCGCTGTTGTGGCTGCCGCGCGCGCGGTGCGCTGTTGTGTCCCTCCTGCCTGCGCGCCTGCCGGCCGGTATCGGCAGCGATCAATCAGGTCTTGCACCAACGCGTGAACAGCCCGTTTCTGGCATCGACTGCCGGTGCATACCACTTCGAGGGTGTGGTGCGCGAGGCGCTGCACGCTCTCAAGTATGCGCGTCGCGCGCGGCTGGCAGGGCCGCTGGGGAGCCTGCTGATCGCCTACGCGCGGCAGCAGCCCGTGATCGTCGACGCGATCGTGCCGGTGCCGTTGCACCCTGAGCGCGAGCGGCAGCGCGGCTTCAACCAGGCGGCGCTGCTGGCAGCGCCCCTGGCGCGTGCGCTCGGCGTGCCGCTGCTGACCGATGGCCTGGCGCGCACGCGCAACACCGCCCGGCAGGCCGATCTGGGTCGTGAGCAGCGCCGCGCCAATGTGCGCGCTGCCTTCGCCTGGTGCGCTGCCGCTGCACCCCCCGCCCGCCTGCTGTTGATCGATGATGTGATCACGACGGGCGTGACGGTGGCCGCGGTGGCGCAGGCCCTGTGTGAGGCCGGCGCGCGCGAGGTGCACGCCCTGGCCCTGGCGCGGCGGGTATAA
- a CDS encoding glycosyltransferase family 4 protein, giving the protein MRIAQIAPMYESVPPSHYGGTERVVWSLTEELVRRGHDVTLFASGDSQTSARLVPTTPRSLRRQMSREEILEVSPWLHLAMLSDVLRDASAFDVIHSHVDHYTFPFTRLIATPIVTTLHGRLDIWMLKPILRCYPDAPLVSISRSQRAPLAELPLNWVGCVYNGIPLEHFPFRAQPGDYLVFLGRICPEKRPDWAVEVARRSGMPLKVAAKIDPVDQAYWRTEIEPLFRANQVEFLGEVNEQEKAALLGGAYATLFPIDWPEPFGLVMAESLACGTPVIAMRRGSVPEVLEDGVSGFICDSVAEMIAAVPRVAELDRATCRRRAERFSQAAMADGYEAVYQQVIAARRDPPLAALELVA; this is encoded by the coding sequence ATGCGTATCGCTCAGATCGCGCCGATGTATGAGTCGGTGCCGCCCTCGCACTACGGTGGCACCGAACGTGTTGTGTGGAGCCTGACCGAAGAGCTGGTCCGGCGCGGCCACGACGTAACGCTGTTTGCTAGCGGCGACTCACAGACCAGTGCGCGACTGGTGCCGACCACGCCGCGCTCGCTGCGACGCCAGATGAGTCGTGAGGAGATCCTGGAAGTCTCCCCCTGGCTGCACCTGGCCATGCTCAGCGATGTGCTGCGCGATGCGTCCGCGTTCGACGTGATTCACTCCCACGTGGATCACTATACCTTTCCCTTCACACGCCTGATCGCCACACCCATCGTCACCACCTTGCATGGTCGGCTCGACATCTGGATGCTCAAACCGATTCTGCGCTGCTATCCGGATGCGCCGCTGGTCTCGATCAGCCGTTCGCAGCGCGCGCCGCTGGCCGAGCTGCCGCTCAACTGGGTCGGCTGCGTGTACAACGGCATTCCGCTGGAACATTTTCCGTTTCGCGCGCAGCCCGGCGACTACCTGGTGTTTTTGGGTCGTATCTGTCCGGAGAAACGTCCCGACTGGGCCGTAGAGGTGGCGCGACGCAGCGGCATGCCGCTCAAAGTTGCGGCCAAGATCGATCCAGTCGATCAGGCCTACTGGCGCACCGAGATCGAGCCGCTCTTCCGCGCCAACCAGGTTGAGTTTCTGGGCGAGGTCAACGAGCAGGAGAAGGCGGCGCTGCTGGGCGGCGCGTACGCTACCCTCTTTCCGATCGACTGGCCGGAGCCGTTTGGGCTGGTGATGGCCGAGTCGCTGGCCTGCGGCACCCCGGTGATTGCCATGCGTCGTGGCTCGGTGCCCGAGGTCCTGGAAGACGGCGTCAGTGGCTTCATCTGCGACAGTGTGGCGGAGATGATCGCTGCGGTGCCGCGCGTGGCCGAGTTGGATCGTGCTACCTGCCGACGCCGCGCCGAACGCTTTAGCCAGGCGGCCATGGCCGATGGCTACGAGGCGGTCTATCAGCAAGTGATCGCCGCACGCCGCGATCCGCCCCTGGCGGCGCTGGAACTGGTGGCCTAG
- a CDS encoding S41 family peptidase, translated as MVRRGRAVLIATLVTLIVAVIAFAGGVAVALRWGTALPLVAALGPTSAAQRTTPTQLADQFRVFWEAWDAVEQQFYRTEPLDYRQMTYGAIRGMLQSLNDEYTGFDEPVDTAQRQERLSGTFEGIGAYIEYKDGKLLIVAPIEESPAEKAGIKAGDQILKVDDHDMAEVLKGLDANAATSKAVSLIRGQRGTTVRLVIFRAETNQTLEFTITRDAIPLISVRGKRLAGNIGYLQVSEFKETTTAELDRALRELQAEPLAGLILDLRNNPGGYLHTAREMVGRFLPDGPALQERFGDGSVKTLSVLRSGDAASAFDVPLIVLINNGSASASEIVAGALRDRQRATLVGEKTFGKGSVQSIRTLSDGSSVRITIAQWLTPNGTLIHKTGIAPDVYVPLLQDEQYRVALPQRRPTDPSQVNDSQLWWAIRLLTGAERPAFPTPTPLATPTP; from the coding sequence ATGGTACGTAGAGGGCGGGCTGTCCTGATCGCAACGCTGGTTACGCTGATCGTGGCTGTGATCGCCTTTGCCGGTGGCGTGGCCGTCGCCCTGCGCTGGGGCACGGCGCTCCCCCTGGTCGCGGCGCTGGGCCCGACTTCGGCAGCGCAGCGCACTACCCCCACGCAGCTCGCCGATCAGTTCCGCGTCTTCTGGGAAGCCTGGGATGCGGTCGAGCAGCAGTTCTACCGGACCGAGCCGCTGGACTACCGCCAGATGACCTATGGCGCAATCCGCGGTATGCTCCAGTCGCTCAACGATGAATACACCGGCTTCGACGAGCCGGTGGATACCGCGCAACGCCAGGAACGGCTCTCGGGCACCTTCGAAGGCATCGGCGCCTACATCGAATACAAGGACGGCAAGCTGCTGATCGTCGCGCCGATCGAGGAGTCGCCGGCCGAAAAGGCTGGGATCAAGGCCGGCGACCAGATCCTCAAGGTGGACGATCACGACATGGCCGAAGTGCTCAAAGGGCTGGATGCCAACGCCGCGACCAGCAAGGCCGTCAGCCTGATCCGTGGCCAGCGCGGCACCACGGTCCGGCTGGTGATCTTCCGCGCCGAGACCAACCAGACGCTGGAGTTCACGATCACCCGCGATGCCATCCCGCTGATCAGCGTGCGCGGCAAGCGCCTGGCGGGCAATATCGGCTACCTGCAGGTCAGCGAGTTCAAGGAAACGACCACCGCCGAGCTGGATCGCGCGCTGCGTGAGCTGCAGGCCGAGCCGCTGGCCGGATTGATCCTCGACCTACGCAACAACCCCGGTGGCTACCTCCACACCGCGCGCGAAATGGTCGGCCGCTTCCTGCCGGATGGTCCCGCGCTGCAGGAGCGCTTCGGCGATGGCTCGGTCAAAACGCTGAGTGTGCTGCGCAGCGGCGATGCGGCCAGCGCCTTCGATGTGCCACTGATCGTGCTGATCAACAACGGCTCGGCTAGCGCCTCTGAGATCGTGGCGGGCGCCCTGCGCGACCGGCAACGCGCCACGCTGGTAGGCGAGAAAACTTTCGGCAAAGGCTCGGTGCAGTCGATCCGCACGCTCAGCGACGGCTCGTCGGTGCGCATCACCATCGCACAATGGCTCACGCCCAACGGCACGCTGATCCACAAAACCGGCATCGCTCCCGACGTGTACGTTCCCCTGCTGCAGGATGAGCAGTACCGCGTTGCGCTGCCGCAGCGCCGTCCCACCGATCCAAGCCAGGTCAACGACTCGCAACTGTGGTGGGCCATCCGCCTGCTGACCGGCGCCGAGCGTCCGGCCTTTCCTACGCCCACGCCGCTGGCCACGCCCACGCCCTAG
- a CDS encoding RsmE family RNA methyltransferase encodes MAKRPKRQPELRRERAASNTYRFFIAPGSISGRTVTIADAALSHQLSHVLRLSAGDRVTLLDNSGWEYTVVLEQIERDRIDGVIEQRRLATSEPRLKLTLYVPLLRGERFEWVLQKGTELGVSAFVPMVCQRSVIDDLAEISPTKLERWERIIREAAEQARRAKLPKLLPAMLFDTACEHAARRATAFVLWEGQGAQSLRRLLHAATQTPHGTAPFSIALLSGPEGGLTESELATAVMYRLPLASLGPRTLRAETAPLAAAAAVLWEAGDLD; translated from the coding sequence ATGGCCAAACGCCCGAAACGCCAGCCAGAACTGCGCCGCGAACGCGCCGCCAGCAACACCTATCGCTTCTTTATCGCGCCCGGATCGATCAGCGGACGCACTGTAACCATCGCCGACGCGGCGCTGAGCCACCAACTGAGCCATGTATTGCGCCTGAGCGCGGGCGACCGCGTGACCCTGCTCGACAACAGCGGCTGGGAATACACCGTCGTGCTGGAACAGATCGAGCGCGACCGCATCGACGGCGTGATCGAACAGCGCCGGTTGGCCACCAGCGAACCGCGCCTCAAACTCACGCTATACGTACCGCTGCTGCGCGGCGAACGCTTCGAGTGGGTGCTGCAAAAGGGCACCGAACTGGGCGTGAGTGCCTTTGTGCCGATGGTCTGCCAGCGCAGCGTGATCGACGATCTGGCCGAGATCAGCCCGACCAAACTCGAACGCTGGGAACGCATCATCCGCGAGGCCGCCGAGCAAGCACGGCGCGCCAAGCTGCCCAAACTGCTGCCGGCCATGCTCTTCGACACCGCCTGCGAACATGCCGCACGGCGCGCCACCGCCTTTGTGCTCTGGGAGGGCCAGGGCGCGCAGAGCCTGCGCCGGCTGCTGCACGCCGCTACCCAGACGCCACACGGCACAGCGCCCTTTTCGATCGCCCTGTTGAGCGGCCCGGAGGGCGGCCTGACCGAGAGCGAGCTGGCAACAGCCGTGATGTATCGCCTGCCGCTGGCCTCGCTTGGGCCGCGCACGCTGCGCGCCGAAACCGCGCCCCTGGCCGCCGCGGCGGCCGTGCTGTGGGAAGCCGGCGATCTGGATTAA
- a CDS encoding phosphotransferase has protein sequence MSRPALPLSAIPAELRARIEPVRALHYPPQGATSTVAIIEGADGRVVLKHARGRRWSAWLAREYAVLRALADSDLPVPRALAYLADQHAGQPAGWLLMSYLPGEPLGTVLARLNNAGARAQLLSAWGALLRRIHQTPIPVVLRTTGPWLDAQLAEARYNLAHDRVDGSPALLQRLERAQPTPIAETLIHGDYTLDNTLVADGIISGLIDWARGGPGDPRYDLALAACPTRSALRRRTDQLAFWQGYGSQPPDAATLRYFVDLYEFF, from the coding sequence ATGAGCCGGCCTGCGCTGCCATTATCGGCCATACCGGCGGAGCTGCGCGCGCGGATCGAGCCGGTACGCGCGCTGCACTACCCACCGCAGGGCGCTACCTCCACCGTGGCGATCATCGAGGGTGCGGACGGCCGGGTTGTGCTCAAACACGCGCGCGGGCGGCGCTGGAGCGCCTGGCTGGCCCGCGAATACGCGGTGCTGCGCGCACTCGCAGACAGTGATCTGCCCGTCCCCCGCGCGCTGGCCTACCTCGCCGATCAGCACGCAGGCCAGCCCGCCGGCTGGCTGCTGATGAGTTACCTGCCGGGCGAGCCGCTGGGCACGGTGCTGGCCCGGCTGAACAATGCCGGCGCACGCGCGCAGCTCCTCTCCGCTTGGGGCGCGCTGCTGCGGCGCATCCACCAAACGCCCATCCCAGTGGTCCTGCGCACAACAGGACCCTGGCTTGACGCGCAGCTTGCCGAGGCACGCTACAATCTTGCTCACGATCGCGTTGATGGCAGTCCGGCGCTGCTGCAGCGGCTGGAGCGCGCACAGCCCACGCCCATCGCTGAGACGCTGATCCACGGCGACTACACGCTCGACAACACCCTCGTCGCCGACGGCATCATCAGCGGGCTGATCGACTGGGCACGGGGCGGGCCCGGCGATCCACGCTACGATCTGGCACTCGCCGCCTGTCCAACCCGCTCTGCCTTGCGTCGACGCACCGACCAGCTCGCCTTCTGGCAGGGCTATGGCAGTCAGCCACCCGATGCCGCAACGCTGCGCTATTTTGTCGATCTGTACGAGTTTTTCTGA
- a CDS encoding 50S ribosomal protein L11 methyltransferase gives MSWLEFSVEIDHEAVESVAELFAQVGYNRGVAIEQPFLGSPDGPEYTIDTSRPVVVRTYVPLDEQAEEARAHLEQGLWALGLLRPIGELRVRQLQEEDWANAWKAHYPIRRIGQRLVIVPSWLEYTPQADDVVLHLDPGMAFGTGLHPTTRLCLELLEAYAQPGQRVLDLGCGSGILAIAAAKLGAAAVLALDNDPIAVQATRENVTRNDVDALVTTVEGSLGPGAGLGHWLGDDWAVQQRQALASAGPVTYEPEAAFDLILANILAHVHILLAPHLARALAPGGLLLTSGIIAEREAEVLAAFERAGLTPVERRQEGEWVALAHRRPPAETAPAP, from the coding sequence ATGAGCTGGCTGGAATTCAGTGTCGAAATCGATCACGAAGCGGTCGAGTCGGTCGCCGAACTGTTCGCACAGGTTGGCTACAATCGCGGCGTGGCCATCGAACAGCCCTTTCTGGGCTCGCCCGATGGGCCGGAATACACCATCGACACCTCGCGGCCCGTGGTGGTGCGCACCTATGTACCGCTCGATGAGCAGGCCGAAGAGGCGCGTGCCCACCTGGAACAGGGCCTCTGGGCGCTCGGGCTGTTGCGACCTATAGGCGAGCTGCGCGTGCGGCAGTTACAGGAAGAGGATTGGGCCAACGCCTGGAAAGCGCACTACCCTATTCGCCGCATTGGGCAGCGTCTGGTGATCGTACCCTCCTGGCTGGAGTACACGCCCCAAGCCGACGATGTCGTACTACACCTCGATCCGGGCATGGCCTTCGGTACAGGGCTGCATCCCACCACGCGCCTGTGTCTCGAACTGCTGGAAGCCTATGCACAGCCCGGCCAGCGCGTGCTTGATCTCGGTTGCGGCTCCGGTATCCTGGCCATCGCTGCGGCCAAGTTGGGCGCCGCTGCGGTGCTGGCGTTGGACAACGATCCAATCGCCGTACAAGCTACGCGTGAAAACGTCACGCGCAACGATGTTGATGCGCTGGTAACCACCGTTGAGGGCAGCCTGGGACCCGGCGCCGGGCTTGGCCACTGGCTTGGCGATGACTGGGCCGTCCAGCAACGGCAGGCCCTGGCCAGCGCGGGACCGGTCACCTACGAGCCGGAGGCCGCCTTCGATCTGATCCTGGCCAACATTCTGGCGCATGTACACATCCTGCTCGCGCCGCACCTGGCCCGCGCGCTCGCGCCCGGCGGCCTGCTGCTGACCTCAGGCATCATCGCCGAACGCGAAGCCGAGGTGCTGGCCGCCTTCGAGCGCGCCGGGCTGACGCCGGTGGAGCGGCGCCAGGAGGGCGAGTGGGTGGCGCTGGCGCATCGCCGTCCGCCAGCCGAGACCGCTCCAGCGCCATGA